Proteins encoded by one window of Chromobacterium violaceum ATCC 12472:
- a CDS encoding ClpXP protease specificity-enhancing factor, with amino-acid sequence MSSSTKPYMLRALHQWCGDNGYTPYIVVWVNSRTDVPLEYVKNNEIVLNIAETATKNLRIDNEWVSFSARFGGVSRDIWVPIGNVMSIFARETGEGMGFEVEPMSEEAAALRPVDAEQAPESGGDDPTPGRPSGRPSLRIVK; translated from the coding sequence ATGAGCTCCAGCACCAAGCCGTACATGCTGCGCGCGCTGCACCAATGGTGCGGCGACAATGGCTACACCCCGTACATCGTGGTGTGGGTGAACAGCCGCACCGACGTGCCGCTCGAGTACGTGAAGAACAACGAGATCGTGCTCAACATCGCCGAGACCGCGACCAAGAATCTGCGCATCGACAATGAGTGGGTTTCGTTTTCCGCCCGCTTCGGCGGCGTGTCGCGCGACATCTGGGTGCCGATCGGCAACGTGATGTCCATCTTCGCGCGGGAAACCGGCGAGGGCATGGGGTTCGAGGTGGAGCCGATGAGCGAGGAGGCCGCCGCGCTGCGTCCGGTGGACGCCGAGCAGGCGCCCGAATCCGGCGGCGACGACCCGACCCCGGGCCGTCCCAGCGGCCGTCCCAGCCTGCGCATCGTCAAGTAA
- a CDS encoding ammonium transporter → MKKILAAMASGLAALSLPALADAPAGPAVAAAKVINSGDTAWMLTSTALVLFMTIPGLALFYGGMVRKKNVLATLMQSFAITALVTVLWAVVGYSLAFTVGTPYIGDLSRVLLDGMVYMKDAGKLAVHPLAGTIPESVFMTFQMTFAIITPALITGAFAERMKFSAMLVFMALWSLLVYVPVAHWVWAPGGWMGDKGVLDFAGGTVVHINAGVAGLVTALVLGKRVGFGREAMPPHNLVLTLVGASMLWVGWFGFNAGSAGAADGRAGMAMVTTQVATAMAALAWMFAEWIAKKKPSVLGIASGAVAGLVAITPAAGFVDVKGALAIGLAAGVICFWGATGLKHMMGYDDSLDAFGVHGVGGILGALLTGVFAVKDIGGADGSLATQALGVGVTIVYCGVVTFILLKLVDIVLGLRVAEDEEREGLDLVLHGERVE, encoded by the coding sequence ATGAAAAAGATACTCGCTGCAATGGCTTCCGGGCTCGCCGCCCTCTCCCTGCCCGCGCTGGCCGATGCGCCGGCCGGCCCGGCGGTGGCCGCCGCCAAGGTGATCAACTCCGGCGACACCGCCTGGATGCTGACCTCCACCGCCCTGGTGCTGTTCATGACCATTCCCGGCCTGGCGCTGTTCTATGGCGGCATGGTCCGCAAGAAGAACGTGCTGGCCACGCTGATGCAGAGCTTCGCCATCACCGCGCTGGTGACCGTGCTGTGGGCCGTCGTCGGCTACAGCCTGGCCTTCACCGTCGGCACCCCCTATATCGGCGACCTGTCCCGCGTGCTGCTGGACGGCATGGTGTACATGAAGGACGCCGGCAAGCTGGCGGTGCATCCGCTGGCCGGCACCATCCCGGAATCGGTGTTCATGACCTTCCAGATGACCTTCGCCATCATCACCCCGGCGCTGATCACCGGCGCCTTCGCCGAGCGGATGAAGTTCTCTGCGATGCTGGTCTTCATGGCGCTGTGGTCTCTGCTGGTCTATGTGCCGGTCGCCCACTGGGTATGGGCGCCGGGCGGCTGGATGGGCGACAAGGGCGTGCTGGACTTCGCCGGCGGCACCGTGGTGCACATCAATGCCGGCGTGGCCGGCCTGGTGACCGCGCTGGTGCTGGGCAAGCGCGTCGGCTTCGGCCGCGAGGCGATGCCGCCCCACAACCTGGTGCTGACCCTGGTGGGCGCGTCGATGCTGTGGGTGGGCTGGTTCGGCTTCAACGCCGGCTCGGCGGGCGCCGCCGACGGCCGCGCCGGCATGGCGATGGTCACCACCCAGGTCGCCACCGCGATGGCCGCGCTGGCCTGGATGTTCGCCGAATGGATCGCCAAGAAAAAGCCTTCGGTACTGGGCATCGCCTCCGGCGCGGTGGCCGGCCTGGTGGCCATCACCCCGGCCGCCGGCTTCGTCGACGTCAAGGGCGCGCTGGCCATCGGCCTGGCCGCCGGCGTGATCTGCTTCTGGGGCGCCACCGGCCTGAAACACATGATGGGCTACGACGACTCGCTGGACGCTTTCGGCGTGCACGGCGTGGGCGGCATCCTGGGCGCGCTGCTGACCGGCGTGTTCGCGGTCAAGGACATCGGCGGCGCCGACGGCAGCCTGGCCACCCAGGCGCTGGGCGTGGGCGTGACCATCGTCTACTGCGGCGTGGTCACCTTCATCCTGCTGAAGCTGGTGGACATCGTGCTCGGCCTGCGCGTCGCGGAGGACGAGGAACGCGAAGGCCTGGATCTGGTGCTGCACGGCGAGCGGGTGGAATAA
- the glnK gene encoding P-II family nitrogen regulator has translation MKLVTAVIKPFKLDEVREALSAIGVQGITVSEVKGFGRQKGHTELYRGAEYVVDFLPKVKLEIAIDDALLDQVVEAIEKSARTGKIGDGKIFVYDLEQVIRIRTGETGADAV, from the coding sequence ATGAAACTCGTTACCGCAGTGATCAAGCCGTTCAAGCTTGACGAAGTCCGCGAAGCGCTGTCCGCCATCGGCGTACAGGGCATCACCGTCTCCGAGGTCAAGGGCTTCGGCCGCCAGAAAGGCCATACCGAGCTGTATCGCGGCGCCGAGTACGTCGTCGACTTCCTGCCCAAGGTGAAGCTGGAGATCGCCATCGACGACGCGCTGCTGGACCAGGTGGTGGAGGCGATTGAGAAATCCGCCCGCACCGGCAAGATCGGCGACGGCAAGATATTTGTCTACGACCTGGAGCAGGTGATCCGCATCCGCACCGGCGAGACCGGCGCCGACGCGGTCTGA
- a CDS encoding accessory factor UbiK family protein, whose protein sequence is MLSQKLFEEISAKISETIAASPAKDIEKNVRAMMASTFSKMDLVTREEFDVQQAVLARTREKLAALESRLARLESQAFPDEAAAKVEEQSELGHS, encoded by the coding sequence ATGTTGAGCCAGAAACTGTTTGAAGAAATCAGCGCCAAGATCAGCGAGACCATCGCAGCCAGCCCGGCCAAGGACATCGAAAAGAACGTCCGCGCGATGATGGCCTCCACCTTTTCCAAGATGGATCTGGTGACGCGCGAGGAGTTCGACGTGCAGCAGGCGGTGCTGGCGCGCACCCGGGAAAAGCTGGCGGCGCTGGAGTCGCGCCTGGCCAGGCTTGAGTCCCAGGCGTTTCCGGACGAGGCCGCGGCCAAGGTGGAGGAACAGTCCGAACTCGGCCATTCCTGA
- a CDS encoding glutathione S-transferase N-terminal domain-containing protein: MMTLYSGITCPFSQRCRIVLFEKGMDFEIIDVDIHNKPEDLAVMNPYNEVPVLVERDLILHESNIINEYIDERFPHPQLMPADPVMRARARLFLYRFENELFIHVKTLEAGATGKEATKAREAIRDGLTTIAPIFSKQKFMLGDDFSMIDVAIAPLMWRLEHYNIDLGKSAAPILKYAERIFQRQSFIDSLTPSEKAMRK, translated from the coding sequence ATGATGACCCTCTACTCCGGAATCACCTGCCCGTTCAGCCAGCGCTGCCGTATCGTGCTCTTCGAAAAGGGAATGGATTTCGAAATCATCGATGTGGATATCCATAACAAGCCGGAAGACCTGGCTGTGATGAACCCGTACAACGAAGTGCCGGTTCTGGTGGAGCGCGACCTGATCCTGCACGAGTCCAACATCATCAACGAATACATCGACGAGCGTTTCCCGCACCCGCAGCTGATGCCGGCCGATCCGGTGATGCGCGCCCGCGCCCGCCTGTTCCTGTACCGTTTCGAGAACGAGCTGTTCATCCACGTGAAGACGCTGGAAGCCGGCGCCACCGGCAAGGAAGCGACCAAGGCGCGCGAAGCCATCCGCGACGGCCTGACCACCATCGCCCCGATCTTCTCCAAGCAGAAATTCATGCTGGGCGACGATTTCTCGATGATCGACGTGGCCATCGCGCCGCTGATGTGGCGCCTGGAGCATTACAACATCGATCTGGGCAAGAGCGCCGCGCCCATCCTGAAGTACGCCGAGCGCATCTTCCAGCGCCAGTCCTTCATCGATTCGCTGACGCCGTCCGAAAAGGCGATGCGCAAGTAA
- a CDS encoding cytochrome c1, with protein MNNKIRHLIAAAALALPFAMPVFANEGGPALDKANIDIQDTESLQRGAQIFANYCLSCHSASMMRYNRLEDIGLSEEQIKADLMPEGAKIGDPMNIAMNKQDAKAWFGATPPDLSLIARSRGADYLYSYLRGFYRDPSRPTGWNNLVFDKVGMPHIFWEWQGEQELKTVKNAEGHEEHKLELVKAGTLTKLENGKANTAEFDRRMRDLTNFLVYIGEPAAVKRQQIGYVVVMFLGLLLFPLVYLLKKEYWRDVH; from the coding sequence ATGAACAACAAGATCCGTCACCTGATCGCCGCCGCGGCGCTGGCGCTGCCCTTCGCGATGCCGGTCTTCGCCAACGAGGGCGGTCCCGCGCTCGACAAGGCGAACATCGACATCCAGGACACCGAGAGCCTGCAGCGCGGCGCGCAGATCTTCGCCAACTACTGCCTCTCCTGCCACTCGGCCAGCATGATGCGCTACAACCGGCTGGAGGACATCGGCCTGAGCGAGGAGCAGATCAAGGCCGACCTGATGCCGGAAGGCGCCAAGATCGGCGACCCGATGAACATCGCGATGAACAAGCAGGATGCCAAGGCCTGGTTCGGCGCCACGCCGCCCGACCTGTCGCTGATCGCCCGTTCCCGCGGCGCCGATTACCTGTACAGCTATCTGCGCGGCTTCTACCGCGATCCGTCGCGTCCGACCGGCTGGAACAACCTGGTGTTCGACAAGGTGGGCATGCCGCACATCTTCTGGGAATGGCAGGGCGAGCAGGAGCTGAAGACGGTGAAGAACGCCGAGGGCCACGAGGAGCACAAGCTCGAACTGGTCAAGGCCGGCACGCTGACCAAGCTGGAAAACGGCAAGGCCAACACCGCCGAGTTCGACCGCCGCATGCGCGACCTGACCAACTTCCTGGTCTACATCGGCGAACCCGCCGCGGTGAAGCGCCAGCAGATCGGCTACGTGGTGGTGATGTTCCTCGGCCTGCTGCTGTTCCCGCTGGTCTACCTGTTGAAGAAGGAATACTGGCGCGACGTGCATTGA